The DNA window CTCCACAGCCCACACTGACACATGCAGCCCAGGGGGCAACAGGTGACGGGGTCCCAGCTCACCAggctggagagagagatggtGGCTGAGGTTACATCCACTGCGGAGGAAGTCACGAGACGCCGCCGCGGCTGGCGGCACGTGCTGCGGTGTCCAGGCCCGGGCGCCAGGTCGGCGTCAGGGAGAGCGAGGTCCTCACAGCAGCCCACCTACTGAGAGGCGTCGGCCGGTCCGGGGGTGGAGGAGCCAGGACCAGGTTGGCGTCCTCCTGCTCTGAACCGCTGTCACCGCCATGACCAACGTTCACAGCGCTCTGTGCTGAGTCGGCTTCCTGGATGAAGATGTGAAGGTCCCAGTTGAGTCACCAACACGTGACCTTCACCATCTTTGGAGCCTGGGGGCGGCTCAAAAGCCGCGTCTTCCGTAACACGATGACCACCAGGCGTCCTCCCTCCTGGACGACTGAGCCCAGACCGAGGAGCACTTTGTCTCCTTCCCTCAGAGGGGTGAATGGTGTTTAGTCTCAGGATGCAGTCTGGGTGTCACAGGCTTTTAAAAGCCCGCTCAGAACCCAACACCCGAGCGGTGAAGGCCGACCTCCTGTGTTTCCCTCCACTAATCTCTCTTCAAACACCGCCTTAAAAGGGGACCGGGAGAACGTGGAGCCACACAGTCGTCTGGTGAGCGCAGGTCCCTCACAGCGTTTGCTGGGACAGAACCTAAACATGGATGCTGACCTCCATCAGAAGGTGCTGGGCTCCTTCCCTCTGCAGGGCTGGAGGTGAGGTCAAAGGACGGCTTCCCTCTGGCTCAGGAACATCTTGGCTCCTGcaaagcaaagaagaagctgtttACCCAGAGCGAAGCAGAGAGTGCAGCCGGGCGGCGACGAcaggacagcagggggcgctgccaTGGTGGTGAGCGAGCGGAGGGTCCTCCACCTCTGAGCCACGGTGGCCCGGTCCAGGACTGGAGTCCTCTTGGTGTGTCTGAATGTGACACGTAATCCAACACCAGCAACAAACAACATCTTGAGAGCCGTGAAGGCCCTGAAGGCCTCGCTGGTCCAGAGACAAACACGCTCTTGTGTGTGGAGAGGgcagccattcattcattcacgcTCAGCTGACTGGCGCAAACTGCCCAGTGTCTGGGGCCACACAGCAGGAGAGGCCAGGAGGGTGGAGCCCTGGGGCTGCGGGCCCACCTGAACACAGCAGACTGACTCGTCACACAGCAGACCGACTCGTCACATAGCAGACTCGTCACACAGCAGACTCGTCACACGGCAGACCGACTCGTCACATAGCAGACTCGTCACACAGCAGACTCGTCACACGGCAGACCGACTCGTCACATAGCAGACTCGTCACACAGCAGACTCGTCACACGGCAGACCGACTCGTCACACGGCAGACTGACTCGTCACACAGCAGACTCGTCACACGGCAGACCGACTCGTCACACGGCAGACCGACATGAACACAGCAGACCGACTTGATGCACAGCAGACCGACTCGTCACACAGCAGACTGACTCGTCACACGGCAGACCGACTCGTCACACGGCAGACTGACTCGTCACACAGCAGACTCGTCACACGGCAGACCGACTCGTCACACGGCAGACCGACATGAACACAGCAGACCGACTTGATGCACAGCAGACCGACTCGTCACACAGCAGACTGACTCGTCACACGGCAGACTGACTCGTCACACGGCAGACCGACTCGTCACACAGCAGACTGACTCGTCACACAGCAGACCGACTCGTCACACAGCAGACTGACTCGTCACACAGTGgagcaggacaggaagtgagacgGGTCTGAGGATGACCTCCCTCAGCTCTGTGTTTGGGGAGGGACCCGGTCTGACCCTCCAGCCTGAGTGAGATTTATTTGCTGTAAAGATCATCAGCTTCATCTGAGCCGAGGCTTCACGCAGCGCCATAAAAGATGAGCCTGTGAGGACTGTTTCATGTCCCTCGTGTATGTGCGCTCCTCAAAGGGGGGAGGGTGGAGAGTCAGGGGGGCCCGGTCCATTGGAGGGATCCCACTCTGATGAACCTTCTGAAGGTCTGAGCCAGTCAACGCTCCGCCGTCTCACCCGGACCTGGGCAAAGCGTGGTCTGGGGACCAACTGCCCTTGGACTGCATCCATGTGGCCCACGGGCTGCTGTCTCACCGAGCGTCTCCACGCCAGCCAAGCGTCGGCCCGAGGCTCGGACGCCGCTCCCCAAGGTCGGGGTCCCGCGCTCCCCTCTGCGTGACCTCTGCTGTCACGCGGCAGCCCGCCAGGCCGCTCCGGCAGGTCCCAGCACGCCGTTGCCAAGTTTGGCTTTCACAGTGTCGAGAGGTGAAACTGGTGAGAATGTGAATCGGCACGAGGTTTCCATCATCCTGACGTGGAAGCTGCTGCGTGTCGCTGGCAGCCGCTGGCCACGGGCACGGCAGCGGGTCACGGCGCTAAAAGGTCGGACTCTCCTCCCAGTGACTGGCCCCGCGGCGGCTGGGGAGCTCCGACACCAGACCTGGACCGGACCAGGGCTGAGTCCCTCACCCTCCACATCCGCCCGGGTTCAGAGCCTGGTGCGGAGGTTTGAGGGTGAAACTCTGGTGGTTCTGATGTGTCCAGGCCTCCAGCGGTGCAGAGACAGGGCAGTTATTTTTATGCACTTGCCGaccctctgacacacacacacacacacgcactcgcacACACGAACATGAACACGGCTGGATGAGTGATCTGGGCTGGTCTCCTCTCCCTCAGTGAGACCTCCGTCCCGAGCCTGTGAGCAGCACcgctccctgctcctcctccgctgCCTCTTGGGTCCTGGGCCACCTCCTGCCGTGATGGGGGACTGGAGCCTCCTGGGGAACTTCCTGGAGGAAGTCCAGGAGCACTCGACCTCCGTGGGGAAGGTGTGGCTGACGGTGCTCTTCATCTTCCGGATCCTGGTCCTGGGCACGGCGGCCGAGTCGTCCTGGGGCGACGAGCAGAGCGACTTCCTGTGCGACACGCAGCAGCCCGGCTGCACCAACGTCTGCTACGACAGCGCCTTCCCCATCGCCCACATCCGCTACTGGGTGCTGCAGATCGTCTTCGTGTCCACGCCCTCGCTCATCTACATGGGTCACGCCATGCACATCGTGCGGCGCGAGGAGAAGCGGCGGAAGcgagagcaggaggagcaggaggagagcgcCGGCGAGCTGGAGGGGGAGAAGCAGTACCTGCAGCAGAGGGAGGGCCAGAAGCGGGTGCGAGCAGAGGCGGGGGGGCGGCTCCACCTGAGGGGCGCCCTGCTGCAGACCTACGTCCTGAGCATCGTGATCCGCACCGCCATGGAGGTGACCTTCATCCTGGTGCAGTACATGATCTACGGCGTCTTCCTCAAGGCGCTGTACCTGTGCACGGCGTGGCCCTGCCCCAACCCCGTCAACTGCTACATGTCCCGACCCACCGAGAAGAACGTCTTCATCGTCTTCATGCTGGTGGTGGCCGGCGTGtcgctgctgctgtcgctgctgGAGCTCTACCACCTGGGCTGGAGGAGCACGAGGCGCTGCCTGCGGCGCCGAGTGCTGCGCCGCGGCGGCCGGCGGGCCCTCAGCatggcgccgccgccgccaccctCCGCCGCCTGCACGCCGCCGCCCGACTTCAGCCAGTGTCTGTCCGCTCCCAACGCCATCAGTGCCATGACCTCGATGGCCTCGCACCCCTTCAACACCAGGATGGCCCTGCAGCAGAACTCCCTCAACCTGGCCACGGAGCGGCACCACAGCTGCGACAAcctggaggacgaggaggactTCCTGCGGATGAGATACGATCAGCTGCCACCAGACGTGGCCGAGACCTGCTCGCCCTCGCCTCACGCCGCCCACACGAAGGACAAGCGCCGCCTCAGCAAGGCCAGCGGGAGCAGCAGCCGGATCCGGCAGGACGACCTGGCGGTCTGAGGGGGGCCTCGTCCCGAACCTGTGCCTGAAGGGGCGCGGGGAGAGCAGAGTCACGGCCTGACTTCAGGGAGGAGAGAAGGTGCGGCTCAAAGTGCCTTCAGAAGAACATTGGTCCCGGAGCGTGAAACTGCACCTTCCAGGAGACGCAGCCGGGAGTGTGACGCCACGGGGACAGCGGGAGGGGGTCCCGTGGTCTTCTTGGGTttggccactaggtggcggtATTGCACTTCTTAGTCTTGAAatgaggtttttgttttgtatgatTATGTCAGAGGTTTTTTCGTCCTGATCAAATCAAAGCGACCGTTGATGCCTTTGACTCTGTGTCCTGCCATGACAGCTGTCCATCAAATAAAGCGCCGCCCCGCTGCTGTGTCACGTGTCTGTCTGTCACCCAGCAGTGGACAGGGGTCAGGCGAGAGAGGCTCGTCACAGTCGCCGTAACTTTCTTGACGTGTTCACAGAGACGCCGCTGTTGAATAACGAAACACTGAACAAAGATTTGTGCTGCCGTCAAGTTTCCCGCTCCGTGTTGACGTCACACCGCGACCGGACACGCAGGCTGCTTCTTTCTGCCCTCAGACCCGAGGTCACCCCTCCAGAGGTGACCCTCCACCCTCTCTGGGTGACGCCAGGCACCACGCTGGCGACCACTGGCGATGACGTCATTCAACCACACGGCTCGAAACGCATCCCTGGGCCGATGGTGACGAAGCAGCGTGAGCAACTTTAAACCGGGCGCATGGATCCACTGTCATAAACGGACGTCACGCAGTAGCCGGTGCACTGTAGCGACCATGGGACTCTTAAAGCAACAGTAGCGTAAACATAAAAGAAATCGACACCAAATAAAACGTCATCGCTGTCAGCTCTGCTGGCTCGTGCTCACGTGACCGACGTGTGTCCAATCATGTCGACCCCGTCGGCCCAGCCGAGCAGCGTCATCATTGGTCGAGCCGAACCTCTGCAGCGTCAGACAGCGcgctgctgctgtcactcaaCCTTCCCAGACGCGCGGGCCCTTGACGTCACGCGTCCACGCGCGTGTGCAGAGGCGGAGGCTGGGGAATGTAGTTCCGCGCCTTGGTTTGCGCGTCAGAGTTGGACCGAGTCGGACTCCATGTCCCAGCGGCCACGTCAGGCGGCGCCAGGAGTCGCTCGTCGCACCGAGTGACTCGGTCGCTGCCGGTCAGTTTCCCTCAGACGCCGGTGAAGTTCGCCGGGTGTGTGGCAAGTCAGTGGACCATTTTTCCCAGAGCAAGAGGCGTCTTCGTGTGCTCGTGCGCACGAGGACGAACTTTGACCCCGCGTGTTTGCGAAGCAGCGTGACCGAGGAGGAGGACGGGAGGTGCTCTGGTTTCGGTGGCAGTGTTGTTGTCACGTGTCGCCCTTTGACTCAGCAGGAGGCGCGTGGATCACGACTCACCACAGACCAGCCCAACTGGAGGCACCTGAGTGGCCCTGTTCTGCCGCAGCTCCCACATGAGGAAGCTGTGGACCGGAGCCGGCCTGCTGGGCTCAGTGTCGGTGGGTCTGTGCTCCGTGCTGTGGACGCAGAGGAAACCAGgcggctgctcctccaccgAGCCACACGCCGCCTATGAGCTGAAACTGGTCCAGGTGTTGTTCCGCCACGGAGCCAGGACGCCGCTCAAGTCCATCCCTGACGTGCTGGAGGTGAGTGTGCACCTGTGCACGAGGGAAGGCCGTCTCCCATGCTCCGGCTCTTCCAGGCCCAGTGGACCCCGGCGCTGCTGGAGCCGCCGCCTCACACTCGCATCCGCTACGTGGTGACGGATCTCCACGGCGGGCCCAAGCCCTCGTCGGCGGTGGAGGACAGTTACCGAAGGAACGTTCTGAGCGTGAGTCGCTGTGAGGCTGGAGATGGAGGGACGAAGCTGCAGGGACGGGTGGCTTCGGGTGGGGGGCACTCTGAACAGAGGTAGTAAGGTGAAGGAACCCTGAAGCGCTAATGTTAACTCATCTATCTACGCTTCTACGGCGTCATAACTCCTCACGTGGTCCAGCCGCGAGGTGAGAGCGGGGCTGAGAGTGACTCCCTGGTTGTGGCCCAACAGGGCGGCTCCTTCCCGGGTCAGCTGACCACGCTGGGCA is part of the Synchiropus splendidus isolate RoL2022-P1 chromosome 10, RoL_Sspl_1.0, whole genome shotgun sequence genome and encodes:
- the gja5a gene encoding gap junction protein, alpha 5a produces the protein MGDWSLLGNFLEEVQEHSTSVGKVWLTVLFIFRILVLGTAAESSWGDEQSDFLCDTQQPGCTNVCYDSAFPIAHIRYWVLQIVFVSTPSLIYMGHAMHIVRREEKRRKREQEEQEESAGELEGEKQYLQQREGQKRVRAEAGGRLHLRGALLQTYVLSIVIRTAMEVTFILVQYMIYGVFLKALYLCTAWPCPNPVNCYMSRPTEKNVFIVFMLVVAGVSLLLSLLELYHLGWRSTRRCLRRRVLRRGGRRALSMAPPPPPSAACTPPPDFSQCLSAPNAISAMTSMASHPFNTRMALQQNSLNLATERHHSCDNLEDEEDFLRMRYDQLPPDVAETCSPSPHAAHTKDKRRLSKASGSSSRIRQDDLAV